In the genome of Cucurbita pepo subsp. pepo cultivar mu-cu-16 unplaced genomic scaffold, ASM280686v2 Cp4.1_scaffold000156, whole genome shotgun sequence, one region contains:
- the LOC111784151 gene encoding uncharacterized protein LOC111784151 yields MVTGASSGLGRELCLDLARAGCKIIAAARRTDRLQSLCDEINRLDFLVSSSSSVSSSSRASSVMAVESCRAVAVTLDVSADGKSIENGIKKAWDSFGFIDTLVNNAGMRGTVKSPLDLSEEEWDQTMRANLKGAWLISKYVSMHMRDANRGGSIINISSISGLNRALQRGALAYTISKAGLNTLTKVMAMELGSHKINVNSISLGLFKSEITKDLLQKDWINKVAMTMSPLKTFGTSEPTLTTVVRYLVHDSSKYVSGNIFIADAGISLPGVPLWSSL; encoded by the exons ATGGTCACCGGAGCCTCGTCGGGACTCGGGCGTGAGCTTTGTCTCGATCTTGCCAGAGCTGGATGCAAAATTATCGCTGCCGCACGACGTACCGATAGACTCCAATCTCTATGTGATGAAATAAATCGACTTGATTTCTTAGTTTCGTCATCATCATCGGTATCTTCCAGCTCTCGAGCCTCCTCCGTGATGGCGGTGGAGAGCTGCCGAGCAGTGGCTGTGACACTTGATGTTAGCGCCGATGGAAAAAGTATCGAGAATGGCATAAAAAAAGCTTGGGATTCATTTGGCTTCATTGACACTTTAGTTAACAACGCCGGTATGAGAG GGACGGTAAAGTCTCCTTTAGATTTGTCCGAGGAAGAATGGGATCAAACCATGAGAGCAAATCTTAAGGGAGCGTGGTTGATATCAAAGTATGTATCCATGCACATGCGTGATGCCAATCGAGGTGGATCTATCATCAATATTTCTTCTATTAGTGGTCTTAATAGAGCACTACAACGCGGTGCCCTTGCTTATACTATTTCAAAGGCAGGCTTAAACACTTTGACAAAG GTTATGGCCATGGAATTAGGATCCCATAAAATTAATGTGAATTCTATATCGCTCGGACTCTTTAAATCCGAAATTACAAAAGATCTCTTACAAAAAGATTGGATTAACAAGGTTGCAATGACAATGTCTCCTCTAAAAACCTTTGGAACTTCAGAGCCTACATTAACAACAGTCGTTCGATACTTGGTGCACGACTCTTCTAAGTACGTCTCAGGTAACATTTTTATTGCTGATGCAGGCATCTCTTTACCTGGTGTGCCCCTTTGGTCATCCCTTTGA